A single region of the Streptococcus sanguinis genome encodes:
- the lacD gene encoding tagatose-bisphosphate aldolase yields MVLTEQKRKYMEKLSDENGIISALAFDQRGALKRLMAQHQEAEPTVAQMEELKVLVAEELTPYASSMLLDPEYGLPATKALDKNAGLLLAYEKTGYDTSSTKRLPDCLDVWSAKRIKEQGADAVKFLLYYDVDSSEELNQQKQAYIERVGSECVAEDIPFFLEILAYDEKIADASSAEYAKVKPHKVIGAMKVFSDPRFNIDVLKVEVPVNVKYVEGFGDGEVVHTKEQAAAFFKEQDEATNLPYIYLSAGVSAKLFQETLVFAHESGANFNGVLCGRATWAGSVKDYIEQGEEAARKWLRTTGFENIDELNKVLQKTATSWKERA; encoded by the coding sequence ATGGTATTAACAGAACAAAAACGCAAGTACATGGAAAAACTCTCTGATGAGAATGGCATCATTTCTGCCTTGGCATTTGACCAACGCGGTGCTTTGAAACGCCTCATGGCTCAACACCAGGAAGCAGAACCAACAGTAGCTCAAATGGAAGAACTGAAAGTTTTGGTCGCAGAAGAGTTAACTCCTTATGCTTCATCTATGTTGCTGGATCCTGAGTATGGACTGCCTGCTACTAAGGCTTTGGACAAGAATGCTGGCTTGCTATTGGCCTATGAAAAGACAGGCTACGATACTTCTAGCACCAAGCGCCTGCCAGACTGTCTGGATGTTTGGTCTGCAAAACGCATCAAAGAACAAGGTGCGGATGCGGTTAAATTCCTCCTTTACTATGACGTAGACAGCTCAGAAGAACTCAACCAGCAAAAGCAGGCTTATATCGAGCGTGTGGGTTCTGAGTGTGTGGCTGAAGACATTCCTTTCTTCCTTGAAATCTTGGCTTACGATGAAAAGATTGCGGATGCTTCCAGCGCTGAGTACGCAAAAGTGAAACCTCACAAGGTTATCGGTGCCATGAAGGTCTTCTCAGATCCACGTTTCAATATTGATGTCTTGAAAGTGGAAGTACCAGTCAATGTTAAATACGTTGAAGGCTTTGGCGATGGTGAAGTAGTTCATACTAAAGAACAAGCTGCTGCCTTCTTCAAGGAACAGGATGAAGCAACTAACCTGCCATACATCTACTTGAGTGCTGGTGTATCTGCTAAACTCTTCCAAGAAACACTTGTGTTTGCTCATGAGTCAGGTGCTAACTTCAACGGCGTTCTTTGCGGACGTGCGACTTGGGCTGGCAGTGTCAAAGACTACATTGAGCAAGGCGAAGAAGCAGCTCGCAAGTGGCTTCGTACAACAGGATTTGAAAATATTGATGAGCTCAACAAGGTTCTTCAAAAAACAGCTACCTCTTGGAAAGAAAGAGCCTAA
- a CDS encoding PRD domain-containing protein, with protein MYRIIHPMNNNVALAKHENGEEVVLIGSGIAFNKKKGDIVLESKIEKIFRLRTEESKENFVALLKDVPLDFITVTYDVIDTLSKKYDYPVQEYIYVTLTDHIYCSYQALQQGRYKESDLPDASDKYPVPYQIAQEAVAIYRERLLDHFPSDEVNRIAYHFINAEGETDPESQSHLGRRKDILAAVEAELKKNGIKRSAENSNFYDRFMIHLNYFLDYLDRSRDDNVSLLEMESQIQMTYPQAYQVGSDIYHIIAQKTGIDLYRSERVYLVLHIQRLL; from the coding sequence ATGTATCGAATCATACATCCTATGAACAACAATGTTGCTCTAGCCAAACATGAAAATGGTGAAGAGGTTGTTCTGATTGGCAGTGGCATAGCTTTTAATAAAAAGAAGGGTGATATCGTTCTGGAAAGTAAGATTGAGAAAATCTTTCGCCTAAGAACGGAAGAGTCTAAAGAAAACTTTGTGGCCTTGCTCAAAGATGTTCCACTGGACTTTATCACAGTGACTTATGATGTGATTGACACCCTTTCTAAGAAGTATGATTACCCTGTCCAGGAGTATATCTATGTCACGCTGACGGATCACATCTACTGTTCATATCAGGCTCTGCAGCAGGGGCGATACAAGGAAAGTGATCTGCCGGATGCTTCGGACAAATACCCTGTCCCTTATCAGATTGCCCAGGAAGCAGTAGCCATATACCGTGAGCGGTTGTTGGATCATTTCCCTAGCGACGAGGTCAATCGCATTGCCTATCACTTTATCAATGCTGAAGGGGAAACGGATCCTGAAAGTCAGAGTCACTTGGGCAGGCGAAAAGATATTTTGGCTGCTGTTGAGGCAGAGCTGAAGAAAAATGGTATTAAAAGAAGTGCAGAAAACAGCAACTTTTATGACCGTTTTATGATTCACCTGAACTACTTTTTGGACTATCTGGACCGAAGTCGTGATGACAATGTTTCCCTGCTGGAAATGGAAAGTCAGATCCAGATGACCTATCCTCAAGCCTATCAGGTCGGAAGTGATATTTACCACATCATTGCCCAGAAGACGGGAATTGATCTCTACCGCAGCGAACGGGTCTACCTGGTGCTGCATATTCAACGCCTTTTATAA
- a CDS encoding PTS lactose/cellobiose transporter subunit IIA, producing the protein MNREEVTLLGFEIVAYAGDARSKLLEALKAAEAGDFAKADALVEEANSCIAEAHHAQTSLLTKEAAGEDLAYSVTMMHGQDHLMTTILLKDMMHHLIELYKRGVK; encoded by the coding sequence ATGAATAGAGAAGAAGTAACATTGCTCGGTTTTGAAATTGTGGCCTACGCTGGTGACGCTCGCTCCAAGCTCTTAGAAGCTTTGAAAGCAGCAGAAGCTGGGGATTTTGCTAAGGCAGATGCCTTGGTGGAAGAAGCCAATAGCTGCATCGCTGAAGCTCATCATGCTCAGACAAGTCTCTTGACAAAAGAAGCGGCTGGCGAGGACTTGGCTTACAGTGTGACCATGATGCACGGCCAGGATCACTTAATGACTACTATCTTGCTAAAAGACATGATGCACCATTTGATTGAACTATACAAAAGAGGAGTAAAATAA
- a CDS encoding lactose-specific PTS transporter subunit EIIC: MNKLIGLIEKGKPFFEKISRNIYLRAIRDGFIAGMPVILFSSIFILIAYVPNAWGFHWSKDIETFLMTPYSYSMGILAFFVGGTTAKALTDSVNRDLPATNQINFLSTMLASMVGFLLMAAEPAKEGGFLTAFMGTKGLLTAFIAAFVTVNVYKVCVKNNVTIRMPEEVPPNISQVFKDLIPFTVSVVLLYGLELLVKASLGVTVAESIGTLLAPLFSAADGYLGITLIFGAYAFFWFVGIHGPSIVEPAIAAITYANIDANLALVQAGQHADKVITSGTQMFIVTMGGTGATLIVPFLFMWICKSERNRAIGRASVVPTFFGVNEPILFGAPIVLNPIFFIPFIFAPIANVWIFKFFVDTLNMNSFSANLPWVTPGPLGIVLGTNFQLLSFVLAALLVVVDVIIYYPFVKVYDEQILEEERSGKSNDALKEKVAANFNTAKADAILEKAGVDEEAPAQNNISEETNVLVLCAGGGTSGLLANALNKAAAEYNVPVKAAAGGYGAHREMLPEFDLVILAPQVASNFEDMKAETDKLGIKLAKTEGAQYIKLTRDGKGALAFVQEQFNN, translated from the coding sequence ATGAACAAACTCATCGGACTTATTGAGAAAGGGAAGCCTTTCTTTGAGAAGATTTCTCGGAATATCTATCTCCGTGCTATTCGGGATGGCTTTATCGCTGGTATGCCAGTCATCCTCTTCTCATCTATCTTTATCTTGATTGCCTATGTTCCAAATGCTTGGGGCTTCCATTGGTCTAAGGACATTGAAACTTTCCTAATGACCCCTTATAGCTATTCGATGGGGATTCTGGCTTTCTTTGTGGGTGGGACCACTGCCAAGGCTTTGACAGACTCTGTCAACCGCGACCTGCCTGCGACAAACCAGATTAACTTCTTGTCTACTATGCTGGCTTCTATGGTCGGCTTCCTCCTCATGGCGGCTGAACCTGCCAAGGAAGGTGGCTTCCTAACTGCCTTCATGGGAACCAAAGGTCTTTTGACAGCTTTCATCGCAGCCTTTGTTACGGTTAATGTCTACAAGGTTTGTGTAAAAAATAATGTCACCATTCGCATGCCAGAAGAAGTTCCACCAAATATTTCGCAAGTATTTAAAGACTTGATTCCATTCACTGTTTCAGTCGTTCTACTCTACGGTTTGGAACTGCTTGTTAAAGCAAGTCTAGGAGTAACCGTTGCTGAATCCATCGGAACACTTCTTGCTCCACTCTTCTCAGCGGCAGATGGCTATCTGGGAATCACGCTTATCTTTGGTGCTTATGCTTTCTTCTGGTTCGTGGGAATTCACGGTCCGTCCATCGTTGAGCCTGCCATTGCTGCCATTACTTATGCCAATATCGATGCCAACTTGGCTCTGGTACAAGCTGGTCAGCATGCGGATAAGGTCATCACTTCTGGTACTCAAATGTTCATCGTTACCATGGGTGGTACTGGTGCGACCTTGATTGTTCCATTCCTTTTCATGTGGATCTGTAAGTCCGAGCGTAACCGTGCAATTGGACGGGCATCTGTTGTCCCAACTTTCTTTGGTGTTAATGAGCCCATTCTCTTTGGTGCTCCAATCGTACTGAATCCAATTTTCTTCATTCCATTTATCTTTGCACCTATCGCAAACGTATGGATTTTCAAATTCTTTGTTGATACTTTGAACATGAACTCCTTCTCAGCCAACCTTCCTTGGGTGACACCTGGACCTCTGGGAATTGTGCTGGGTACCAACTTCCAGCTTCTGTCCTTTGTTCTTGCAGCTCTTCTTGTCGTAGTGGATGTGATTATTTACTATCCATTTGTCAAGGTTTATGATGAACAAATCTTAGAAGAAGAACGTTCTGGCAAATCTAATGATGCTCTTAAAGAAAAAGTAGCAGCTAACTTTAATACTGCTAAAGCGGACGCTATCCTTGAAAAAGCAGGTGTGGATGAAGAAGCTCCAGCGCAAAACAATATTAGCGAAGAAACCAATGTTCTGGTGCTCTGTGCAGGCGGTGGTACTAGCGGATTGCTGGCCAACGCTTTGAATAAAGCAGCAGCTGAATACAATGTTCCTGTCAAAGCAGCAGCGGGTGGATACGGTGCTCACCGTGAAATGCTGCCTGAGTTTGACCTAGTTATCCTGGCTCCTCAAGTTGCCTCCAACTTTGAAGATATGAAGGCCGAAACTGATAAATTGGGTATCAAACTGGCTAAGACTGAAGGTGCCCAATACATCAAACTAACCCGTGATGGTAAAGGAGCACTAGCCTTCGTTCAGGAGCAATTCAACAACTAA
- the lacG gene encoding 6-phospho-beta-galactosidase, which produces MIKSLPKDFIFGGATAAYQAEGATHTDGKGSVAWDKYLEDNYWYTAEPASDFYHKYPVDLKLAEEYGVNGIRISIAWSRIFPTGYGEVNPKGVEFYHNLFAECHKHHVEPFVTLHHFDTPEALHSNGDFLNRENIEYFVDYAAFCFEEFPEVRYWTTFNEIGPIGDGQYLVGKFPPGIQYDLAKVFQSHHNMMVSHARAVKLYKDKAYKGEIGVVHALPTKYPYDPENPADVRAAELEDIIHNKFILDATYLGHYSDVTLAGVNHILKVNGGQLDLRDEDFAALEAAKDLNDFLGINYYMSDWMRDFDGETEIIHNGKGEKGSSKYQIKGVGRRESPTYIPKTDWDWIIYPQGLYDQIMRIKKDYPNYKKIYITENGLGYKDEFVDNTVYDDARIDYVKQHLEVLSDAIADGANVKGYFIWSLMDVFSWSNGYEKRYGLFYVDFETQERYPKKSAHWYKKLAETQMIE; this is translated from the coding sequence ATGATAAAAAGCTTACCTAAAGATTTTATTTTCGGTGGTGCAACAGCAGCCTATCAAGCTGAGGGAGCAACCCACACAGATGGCAAAGGATCTGTTGCCTGGGATAAGTACCTAGAGGACAACTACTGGTACACGGCAGAACCTGCCAGCGACTTTTACCACAAATACCCTGTGGATTTGAAATTGGCTGAAGAGTATGGTGTCAATGGTATTCGGATCTCCATTGCTTGGTCACGGATTTTCCCGACAGGCTATGGCGAGGTCAATCCAAAAGGTGTGGAATTTTACCATAATCTTTTCGCAGAATGCCACAAACATCATGTAGAACCCTTTGTGACCCTTCACCACTTTGATACACCAGAGGCTCTTCATTCAAATGGCGATTTCCTCAATCGGGAAAATATTGAGTACTTTGTGGACTATGCGGCTTTCTGTTTTGAAGAATTTCCAGAAGTTCGCTATTGGACAACTTTCAATGAAATTGGCCCAATTGGTGATGGTCAGTACTTAGTAGGAAAATTCCCTCCAGGTATCCAGTATGACTTGGCCAAGGTTTTCCAATCCCATCATAACATGATGGTCTCTCATGCCCGTGCCGTTAAGCTATATAAGGATAAGGCCTACAAGGGTGAAATTGGTGTTGTTCATGCACTTCCGACAAAATATCCTTACGATCCAGAAAATCCAGCAGATGTCAGAGCAGCAGAGTTGGAAGATATTATTCATAACAAATTTATCCTAGATGCGACTTATCTGGGACATTATTCAGATGTAACTCTGGCAGGAGTGAATCACATCCTTAAGGTCAATGGTGGTCAGCTGGATCTACGAGATGAAGACTTTGCGGCTTTAGAAGCAGCTAAAGACCTCAATGACTTCCTCGGTATCAACTACTATATGAGTGACTGGATGCGCGACTTTGACGGTGAAACAGAAATTATCCATAACGGAAAAGGCGAAAAGGGAAGCTCCAAGTACCAGATTAAGGGTGTAGGGCGCAGAGAATCTCCAACCTATATACCAAAAACTGATTGGGATTGGATTATCTATCCGCAAGGTCTCTATGACCAGATCATGCGGATTAAGAAAGATTATCCAAACTACAAGAAGATTTATATCACAGAAAATGGTCTGGGTTATAAAGATGAATTTGTGGACAATACGGTTTACGACGATGCTCGGATTGACTACGTCAAGCAGCATCTGGAAGTTTTATCCGATGCGATTGCGGACGGGGCTAATGTCAAGGGCTACTTTATCTGGTCTCTGATGGATGTCTTTTCTTGGTCTAACGGTTATGAAAAACGCTACGGCTTATTCTACGTAGACTTCGAAACGCAGGAACGCTATCCGAAGAAATCCGCTCACTGGTATAAGAAACTAGCTGAAACACAAATGATTGAATAG
- a CDS encoding helix-turn-helix domain-containing protein: MIIVNLDVQLAKKKMKLGELADIIGITNANLSILKTGKAKAIRFSTLNAICQALDCQPGDILEFTDDEE, encoded by the coding sequence ATGATTATCGTTAATCTTGATGTCCAGCTGGCCAAGAAAAAGATGAAACTAGGTGAACTGGCCGATATCATCGGTATTACCAACGCCAACCTTTCCATCCTCAAAACGGGCAAGGCTAAGGCTATCCGCTTTAGCACCCTCAATGCTATCTGTCAGGCCCTTGATTGCCAGCCCGGAGACATCCTAGAATTTACAGATGATGAAGAATAA
- a CDS encoding DUF2975 domain-containing protein, producing the protein MKKIELKNNSLLKDIVTLLNLIIVGYAAILVFLTILSVISYTGLSDRLGIKLNVQFLPSVDFSNLWSILTFVINLLTASLTIYLIYLARNFIKNLIGGKIFDSSNTQLADRAWKVFLALTFLSVKVAASGNPIALPFSFNASMSFSPLLGALIIWLMMKILEKGIDIAEENEFTI; encoded by the coding sequence ATGAAAAAGATTGAATTAAAAAATAACTCTTTGCTCAAAGATATTGTTACTCTATTAAACCTTATCATAGTGGGTTATGCTGCTATTCTGGTGTTTCTTACTATCCTAAGTGTGATTTCTTACACCGGTCTTTCCGACAGGTTGGGAATAAAGCTCAATGTTCAATTTCTGCCCTCAGTTGATTTTTCAAATTTGTGGAGTATTCTAACCTTTGTTATAAATCTTCTCACAGCTTCTTTGACTATTTATCTCATCTATCTTGCTCGTAATTTCATCAAAAATTTGATTGGTGGAAAGATTTTTGATTCATCAAACACGCAACTAGCTGATAGGGCATGGAAAGTCTTTCTGGCTCTGACCTTTCTTTCCGTTAAGGTTGCTGCATCAGGCAATCCCATCGCCCTCCCCTTCTCTTTTAACGCCAGTATGAGCTTTTCACCTCTCTTGGGTGCTCTGATTATTTGGCTGATGATGAAAATTCTGGAAAAGGGGATTGATATAGCTGAAGAAAATGAATTTACCATCTAG
- a CDS encoding DUF3592 domain-containing protein, translating to MITIVVLGLLWLIIVFPLYLHYRKEISIRSKSTSLISGKVVGYNSTIYSRRSKPPQVALPLVEYTLCGKQYRKSLKYKQFIPASSGKIQKDVFSSDYVYGSDRSLDLKKIFPVGSGMTVYYNPKNPEEAYVERCISNEKYFKYLFIGFSIFFLILIGINLFRIFL from the coding sequence ATGATTACGATTGTGGTGCTTGGGCTTCTCTGGCTAATTATTGTTTTTCCACTCTATCTTCACTATCGAAAAGAAATTTCTATTAGAAGTAAATCTACATCTTTAATATCAGGCAAAGTAGTAGGATATAACAGTACTATCTATAGTCGCCGTAGTAAGCCACCTCAGGTAGCCTTGCCTCTTGTAGAATATACTCTCTGTGGAAAACAATATCGAAAAAGTCTTAAGTATAAACAGTTTATCCCTGCCTCTTCAGGAAAAATCCAAAAAGATGTCTTTTCAAGTGATTATGTTTACGGATCGGATAGGAGTCTAGACTTGAAAAAAATATTTCCCGTCGGCTCAGGTATGACTGTCTATTATAATCCTAAGAATCCAGAAGAGGCATATGTTGAGCGCTGCATCAGCAATGAAAAGTATTTTAAATATTTGTTTATCGGATTTTCTATTTTCTTTCTCATTCTGATTGGAATTAATCTTTTCCGTATATTTTTGTAG
- a CDS encoding ferric reductase-like transmembrane domain-containing protein has protein sequence MKSIKGIALIAISIILTIYAWASAGMTNFIVPGLALTTLSLTFLLATRNVLLEKWFNGIEKMYAYHKFTAIFSVVLLALHNVAMGGSLWGSHLAAQLGNVGIYLFVSIVLVAYLGKHIKYEAWRWIHRFVYLAYIFGLFHAYMLMGGRLLTPTLLGFVVGFYAIIGLASGFYIIFLYQSLAFRHLGKILQVKRLNHDTVELKIQLSQKLDYQYGQFAFVKIFQEGFEKAPHPFSISGGHDNIVYFTIKNSGDHTKKLYDKIQEGTKVSIDRAYGHMILDQGQEKQIWIAGGIGITPFISYIRENPNLNRPVSFYYAYTGAENAVYLDLLKDYAAKNPLFDLHLVDSKVSGYLDFKNYPLDNQTTVFMCGPVKMMEKLANEFKKTNPKADLVYEGFKFK, from the coding sequence ATGAAATCTATCAAAGGAATCGCCCTTATCGCTATCAGCATAATCCTGACCATCTATGCTTGGGCTTCAGCTGGGATGACCAACTTTATCGTACCTGGTCTGGCCTTGACTACCCTTTCGCTGACCTTTTTACTTGCGACTCGGAACGTCCTATTGGAAAAATGGTTCAATGGCATCGAAAAGATGTATGCTTATCATAAGTTTACAGCTATCTTTTCCGTCGTCCTGCTTGCTCTCCACAATGTTGCCATGGGTGGCAGTCTCTGGGGCTCTCATTTAGCAGCCCAGCTTGGAAATGTTGGCATCTATCTCTTTGTCAGTATTGTTCTAGTGGCCTATCTTGGCAAGCACATCAAATATGAGGCTTGGCGCTGGATTCACCGCTTTGTTTATTTGGCCTATATCTTTGGTCTCTTCCACGCCTATATGCTGATGGGCGGTCGACTCCTAACACCGACCTTACTAGGTTTCGTAGTCGGATTCTACGCTATCATAGGTTTAGCTTCTGGCTTTTACATCATCTTCCTCTATCAAAGTTTGGCCTTTCGCCATCTGGGGAAAATCCTGCAGGTCAAACGACTGAACCACGATACCGTGGAGTTGAAAATCCAACTCAGTCAAAAGCTAGACTATCAGTACGGTCAGTTTGCCTTCGTCAAGATTTTCCAAGAAGGATTTGAAAAAGCGCCACATCCTTTCTCTATCTCTGGCGGCCATGACAATATCGTCTACTTTACTATCAAGAACTCTGGCGATCACACTAAGAAACTTTATGACAAGATCCAAGAGGGAACCAAGGTCTCCATTGACCGAGCTTATGGTCACATGATTCTGGACCAAGGGCAGGAAAAACAAATCTGGATTGCTGGTGGGATTGGCATTACGCCCTTCATCTCCTATATCCGAGAAAATCCTAATCTGAATCGTCCAGTCAGCTTCTACTATGCTTATACCGGAGCAGAAAATGCTGTTTACCTAGACCTACTCAAGGACTATGCAGCCAAGAATCCGTTGTTTGATCTTCATTTGGTCGATAGCAAGGTCTCCGGCTATTTAGACTTCAAGAATTATCCTCTGGATAACCAAACCACCGTCTTCATGTGCGGCCCTGTCAAGATGATGGAGAAGCTAGCCAACGAATTTAAAAAGACCAATCCTAAAGCAGATCTGGTCTATGAAGGCTTTAAATTTAAATAA
- a CDS encoding DUF2974 domain-containing protein, with product MSNILTYLEEVQHDSIYDKPFNELDLLILTELTYLPFDQLVHKDMSPYCDCRLLDLADQVPRDLSMMVSKNRLKLLDLAASSTRFKNLKLMGYVNDVDQDIQKQFAALIFKIKPDTYVLVFRGTDDSIVGWKEDFHMTYMDQIPAQKMAARYLQKALENLPGNFILTGHSKGGNLASYAASQMEASLQDRIKAIYSYDSPGLNHSVTESDGYQAMVERMKRYLPQNSIVGMMLETPKEARIVKSSAIGGFAQHDTFSWKIKGDSFLLLDTLDAESLQIDKTFKNWVSTVSDEELKDFFDLFFGLILDAGIQSVDELSNVENFNKVLDILKNAQSLTDQERDMLLRLSKLLLDMRVQSWKDSISLPKPSAIGKDIRENLSRWSKQLPFGQSETDKEEDTASEVQE from the coding sequence ATGAGCAATATTCTTACTTACCTTGAAGAAGTCCAGCATGACAGCATTTATGATAAACCTTTCAATGAACTGGATCTGCTAATCCTGACAGAGCTAACCTACTTGCCTTTTGACCAGCTGGTGCACAAGGACATGTCCCCCTACTGCGACTGCCGGCTGCTGGATTTGGCCGATCAAGTACCGCGCGACCTCTCCATGATGGTCAGCAAAAACCGACTGAAACTGCTAGATTTGGCCGCATCCTCTACACGCTTTAAAAATCTAAAACTGATGGGCTATGTCAATGACGTTGACCAAGATATCCAGAAGCAATTCGCTGCCTTGATTTTCAAAATCAAGCCTGATACCTATGTTCTGGTCTTTCGCGGTACGGACGACTCCATTGTCGGCTGGAAGGAAGACTTCCACATGACCTATATGGATCAGATCCCTGCTCAGAAAATGGCCGCCCGCTACCTGCAGAAGGCCTTAGAAAATCTGCCCGGTAACTTTATCCTAACCGGCCATTCCAAAGGGGGAAATCTAGCTTCTTATGCAGCCAGTCAGATGGAAGCATCGCTTCAAGACCGCATTAAAGCCATCTACAGTTATGACTCTCCCGGTCTCAATCACTCTGTCACCGAAAGCGATGGCTATCAGGCCATGGTTGAAAGGATGAAACGCTACCTGCCTCAGAACTCTATCGTCGGCATGATGCTGGAAACACCTAAGGAAGCAAGGATTGTCAAAAGCAGTGCTATCGGCGGCTTTGCCCAGCACGATACCTTTTCATGGAAAATCAAGGGAGACTCTTTCCTATTGCTGGATACACTAGATGCAGAGAGCCTGCAGATAGACAAAACGTTTAAAAATTGGGTGAGCACCGTTTCAGATGAAGAACTTAAAGATTTTTTCGACCTCTTTTTCGGACTGATTTTGGATGCTGGTATTCAGTCTGTCGACGAACTGTCCAATGTTGAAAACTTTAACAAAGTCCTTGATATCCTGAAAAATGCTCAATCTCTTACAGACCAAGAACGTGACATGCTGCTGCGCTTGTCCAAGCTCCTACTGGATATGCGTGTCCAAAGCTGGAAAGACTCCATTAGCTTGCCTAAGCCTTCTGCTATTGGCAAGGATATCCGAGAAAACCTATCACGCTGGAGTAAGCAGTTGCCTTTCGGCCAGTCTGAGACTGACAAAGAGGAAGACACTGCCTCAGAGGTTCAAGAGTAA
- a CDS encoding response regulator transcription factor: MHKILLVEDDPVIRQMIKKMLEQWGFQVVAVEDFMDVLTVFVREEPHLVLMDIGLPLFNGYHWCQEIRKISTVPIMFLSSRDQSMDIVMAINMGADDYVTKPFDNNVFLAKVQGLLRRSYEFGNDQSLLEHQGVILNLKSTDLVFDGKVVTLTKNEFQILRVLFEHSDGIVARDDLMKELWNSDFFIDDNTLSVNVARLRKKLEEHGLKNFIETKKGIGYGLINGHTG, translated from the coding sequence ATGCACAAGATTTTACTAGTAGAAGATGATCCAGTCATTCGTCAGATGATTAAGAAAATGCTGGAACAGTGGGGCTTTCAGGTAGTGGCAGTCGAGGACTTTATGGATGTGCTGACTGTCTTTGTCCGAGAGGAGCCGCATTTGGTACTGATGGATATCGGCCTGCCCTTGTTTAACGGCTATCACTGGTGTCAGGAAATCCGCAAGATTTCAACGGTGCCTATCATGTTTCTGTCTTCCCGTGATCAGTCCATGGACATTGTCATGGCTATCAATATGGGGGCAGATGACTATGTGACCAAGCCTTTTGACAACAATGTCTTTCTGGCTAAAGTTCAGGGCTTGCTGCGCCGTTCCTATGAATTTGGAAATGACCAAAGTCTCTTGGAGCACCAAGGTGTCATTCTCAATCTCAAGTCAACAGATCTGGTCTTTGATGGGAAAGTGGTGACCTTGACAAAGAACGAATTTCAGATTTTACGGGTTCTCTTCGAGCATTCTGATGGTATCGTGGCGCGTGATGACCTGATGAAGGAACTCTGGAACAGTGACTTTTTCATTGATGACAATACCCTATCGGTCAATGTCGCTCGCCTGCGTAAGAAGCTTGAAGAGCACGGACTGAAAAACTTCATCGAAACCAAAAAAGGAATAGGATACGGTCTCATCAATGGACACACAGGATAA
- a CDS encoding sensor histidine kinase — MDTQDKFFFLKSYLYSRRFFLALLILLLGFILIFAFVFDAYRSLLEYVALLLSFLSFLFIGADAWTSYKAYRSQKLQVSAQAQTPLEKLLQERVEELEYEQKNQLLVEQEKYNDLLDYYTLWVHQVKTPIAASSLLIGDLKDKEAKSQLEQELFKIESYVHLVLQYLRLESFHDDLVLKQENLADLVREVVKKYALFFIQQGLSLNLHDLDHTIVTDKKWFLVILEQVLSNSLKYTKEGSIEIYFHEDRLYIKDTGLGIQNADLLRVFERGFSGYNGRLTQQSSGLGLYLSKKIADQLGHKIAIDSQVGQGTTVSIAFPEKKLIFE; from the coding sequence ATGGACACACAGGATAAATTTTTCTTTCTTAAGTCTTACCTTTATTCGCGTCGATTTTTTCTAGCTCTGTTGATTCTGCTGCTAGGCTTTATTCTGATCTTTGCCTTTGTCTTTGATGCTTACCGCAGTCTGCTAGAATATGTCGCGCTCTTGCTGTCTTTTCTGTCTTTCTTGTTTATCGGAGCAGATGCTTGGACGTCCTATAAGGCTTATCGCAGCCAGAAGCTGCAGGTCTCTGCTCAGGCTCAGACTCCTCTAGAAAAGCTCTTGCAGGAAAGGGTGGAGGAGCTGGAGTACGAACAGAAGAATCAGCTCTTGGTTGAGCAGGAGAAATACAATGATTTGCTGGACTACTATACTCTGTGGGTTCATCAAGTCAAGACACCCATTGCTGCCAGCTCACTCTTAATTGGAGATTTGAAGGATAAGGAAGCCAAGTCTCAGCTAGAGCAGGAGCTCTTTAAGATCGAGTCCTACGTTCATCTGGTGCTTCAGTACCTCCGTCTGGAAAGCTTCCATGATGATCTAGTTCTGAAGCAGGAAAATCTGGCTGATTTGGTCAGGGAAGTAGTTAAGAAATATGCCCTTTTCTTTATTCAGCAAGGACTCAGCCTCAATCTTCATGATCTAGACCACACGATTGTCACTGATAAAAAGTGGTTTCTAGTGATTTTGGAGCAGGTCCTGTCCAATAGTCTTAAATACACCAAAGAAGGCAGCATAGAGATTTATTTTCATGAGGACAGACTCTACATCAAGGACACGGGTCTGGGCATTCAAAATGCTGATTTGCTGCGGGTTTTTGAGCGCGGTTTCTCAGGTTACAACGGTCGTTTGACCCAGCAGTCCTCAGGCTTAGGTCTTTATCTGTCCAAGAAAATTGCTGACCAGCTGGGACACAAGATTGCTATAGACTCTCAAGTTGGTCAGGGAACGACGGTTTCCATCGCCTTTCCTGAGAAGAAATTGATCTTTGAGTAG